The Fusarium oxysporum Fo47 chromosome II, complete sequence genome includes a region encoding these proteins:
- a CDS encoding nucleotide-diphospho-sugar transferase, which translates to MNGHHGYAEGEQEREYREMVEIDVQRQHQQQHEQRQYQQQEYFQQDLHSPYGPPEQQYTPYSPYHSSTEEFQGRSVTEQGRPARPSPAHFDDYSPAPEWPPHIANSPGQYFNDTPGGSRSASPTLRSGRETPARLHHHPGNSSVDWRPSSLMVSSRTLVNKSSNVTDSVKQNQSHLSLAALLPGGGSPQSSSANTLYNKDYIVDSSTIQHVHKRDDAEIWGGWKRWVFRLVPFLTFANTGLYMAYLALRIACVIWAQNAADTTYAGAWIFIGVEIATAIPSLMHNTWTMWSMKKRNRPKLRLTGNDVPTVDAFITCCGEDDDLVMDTVRAACDLDYPRDRYRVILLDDGKSSGLEEACAKLSMTYPNLYYMARVKIPGQPHHFKAGNLNYGLDEVHKLPGGAGQFMAALDADMIPERDWLRAILPHMLIDPKMALACPPQLFYNTPPSDPLAQSLDFFVHVIEPIKDALGVAWCTGSGYVARREALDEIGNFPLGSLAEDVATSTLMLGKGWKTAFIHEPLQFGTVPEDYGGHLKQRTRWAIGTVDTSFKLNFCLWGDKVRQMTTAQRFSGFLYASLSMYTILLTISLFAIPIILIMQKPLVAYATDEQLRWLIRACFASVISNRLCEFALFIPAGYHTGQRGSRYQLWMSPYIALCLIRSFILPTWLGGQTQAFKPTGSLGSALNERDAKLRKNMFRRLWGILINYMALFHFAFVYLTLVAVVLTSFRSFVTTHTVRDTLTALLTHAFWPPLTFLFICSSLWTPISYAIDPPAMPDREDLLNRDPKTQVAHPTTQSKKIAFGGQAAWFELEYTTTTIYTCLVFVCSFIF; encoded by the exons ATGAACGGGCATCATGGCTATGCAGAGGGGGAGCAGGAGAGGGAGTATAGGGAGATGGTAGAGATCGACGTGCAGCgtcaacatcagcagcagcatgaACAGAGACAGTATCAGCAGCAGGAGTACTTCCAGCAAGACCTCCACTCTCCATACGGTCCCCCAGAGCAGCAATACACGCCGTATTCGCCCTATCATTCATCAACGGAAGAGTTTCAGGGCCGCTCTGTCACTGAGCAGGGACGACCCGCTAGGCCTTCACCAGCGCACTTTGACGATTACAGTCCAGCGCCTGAATGGCCTCCGCACATTGCCAATAGCCCTGGGCAGTACTTCAACGACACACCGGGTGGTTCACGCTCTGCATCGCCGACACTGCGAAGCGGTAGAGAAACACCAGCTCGTCTGCATCACCACCCGGGCAATTCGTCCGTCGACTGGAGACCATCCAGCCTAATGGTCAGCTCCCGCACCCTCGTCAACAAATCGTCCAACGTCACTGACTCCGTCAAACAGAACCAGAGCCACCTAAGTCTCGCTGCGCTTCTGCCCGGCGGGGGTTCGCCTCAGAGCAGCAGCGCAAACACACTTTATAACAAGGATTATATCGTTGACAGCAGCACTATTCAGCATGTGCATAAGCGCGACGATGCTGAGATCTGGGGTGGTTGGAAGCGATGGGTGTTTAGGCTTGTTCCTTTTCTCACGTTTGCGAATACTGGACTCTACATGGCGTATCTTGCGCTGAGAATTGCTTGTGTTATCTGGGCGCAGAATGCGGCGGATACGACGTATGCTGGTGCATGGATATTCATCGGTGTTGAGATTGCAACGGCGATTCCGTCATTGATGCATAATACGTGGACAATGtggtcgatgaagaagaggaaccGACCTAAGCTGCGATTGACAGGCAACGATGTGCCAACTGTCGATGCATTCATCACTTGCTgtggtgaagatgatgatctggTTATGGATACGGTGCGAGCGGCGTGTGATCTGGATTATCCCCGGGATCGATACAGAGTCATTCTGCTGGATGATGGAAAATCTTCTGGTCTGGAGGAAGCATGTGCGAAGTTGTCCATGACGTACCCGAACCTGTACTACATGGCTCGAGTCAAGATTCCTGGTCAACCTCATCATTTCAAGGCGGGTAACCTGAACTATGGTCTTGACGAGGTGCACAAACTGCCTGGAGGTGCCGGTCAATTCATGGCAGCTCTGGATGCTGATATG ATTCCCGAGCGTGACTGGCTCCGTGCTATTCTTCCTCACATGCTTATCGACCCCAAGATGGCTCTCGCATGCCCTCCCCAGCTCTTCTACAACACCCCTCCCTCGGATCCTCTCGCTCAAAGTCTCGATTTCTTCGTCCACGTCATTGAGCCCATCAAGGACGCTCTAGGTGTCGCTTGGTGCACCGGATCAGGCTACGTCGCTCGTCGTGAAGCTCTCGACGAGATTGGTAACTTCCCTCTTGGATCTCTGGCCGAGGATGTCGCTACATCGACTCTCATGCTCGGTAAGGGCTGGAAGACGGCTTTCATCCACGAACCTCTCCAGTTTGGTACTGTTCCTGAAGACTATGGCGGTCACCTTAAGCAGCGAACGCGATGGGCTATTGGAACAGTCGATACCTCTTTCAAGCTGAACTTTTGTCTTTGGGGCGACAAGGTTCGCCAGATGACCACCGCTCAGCGATTCTCCGGTTTCTTGTACGCCTCGTTGAGCATGTACACCATTCTGCTCACCATTTCGCTCTTCGCCATTCCGATTATCCTGATCATGCAGAAGCCTCTTGTGGCATATGCTACCGACGAGCAGCTCCGATGGTTGATCCGCGCGTGTTTCGCATCCGTCATATCGAACCGTCTCTGCGAGTTTGCTCTCTTCATTCCCGCAGGTTATCATACCGGTCAGCGAGGTTCGCGATATCAGCTCTGGATGTCTCCTTACATCGCGCTCTGCCTTATCCGATCGTTCATTCTGCCAACATGGCTCGGCGGTCAAACTCAAGCCTTCAAGCCAACAGGTTCGCTCGGCTCAGCCCTAAATGAGCGCGACGCCAAGCTCCGAAAGAACATGTTCCGACGTCTCTGGGGCATTCTCATCAACTACATGGCTCTTTTCCACTTCGCCTTTGTGTATCTCACCCTCGTCGCTGTGGTTCTCACATCGTTCCGATCATTTGTCACGACTCACACCGTTCGCGACACACTCACCGCCCTTCTCACCCACGCATTCTGGCCACCTCTCACAttcctcttcatctgcaGTTCGCTCTGGACACCGATTTCCTACGCGATTGACCCGCCTGCCATGCCTGACCGCGAGGACCTGCTGAACCGAGATCCAAAGACGCAGGTGGCGCATCCCACCACCCAGAGCAAGAAGATTGCTTTTGGCGGTCAAGCCGCATGGTTCGAGTTGGAATACACGACAACTACTATTTATACATGCCTGGTCTTTGTGTGCTCATTCATTTTCTAG
- a CDS encoding fatty acid desaturase-domain-containing protein, with translation MATRQRTATTVVVEDLPKVCRSSSSPHRTLTRAQVTLEAKSEPQFPDIKTIKDAIPAHCFQPSLVTSFYYVFRDFAMVSALVWAALTYIPSIPDQTLRVAAWMVYGFVQGLFCTGVWILGHECGHGAFSLHGKINNVTGWFLHSFLLVPYFSWKYSHHRHHRFTGHMDLDMAFVPKTEPKPSKSLMIAGIDVAELVEDTPAAQMVKLIFHQLFGWQAYLFFNASSGKGSKQWEPKTGLSKWFRVSHFEPTSAVFRPNEAIFILISDIGLALMGTALYFASKQVGVSTILFLYLVPYLWVHHWLVAITYLHHHHTELPHYTAEGWTYVKGALATVDREFGFIGKHLFHGIIEKHVVHHLFPKIPFYKADEATEAIKPVIGDHYCHDDRSFLGQLWTIFGTLKYVEHDPARPGAMRWNKD, from the exons ATGGCGACTCGACAGCGAACTGCCACCACTGTTGTGGTCGAGGACCTCCCCAAGGTATGTCGGTCAAGCAGCTCCCCTCATCGCACCCTAACTCGTGCCCAGGTCACTCTTGAGGCCAAGTCTGAACCTCAGTTCCCCgatatcaagaccatcaaggatgCCATTCCCGCGCACTGCTTCCAGCCCTCGCTCGTCACCTCATTCTACTACGTCTTCCGCGATTTTGCCATGGTCTCTGCCCTCGTCTGGGCAGCTCTCACCTACATCCCCAGCATTCCCGACCAGACCCTCCGCGTCGCAGCATGGATGGTCTACGGCTTCGTCCAGGGTCTCTTCTGCACCGGTGTCTGGATTCTCGGCCATGAGTGCGGCCACGGTGCTTTCTCCCTCCATGGAAAGATCAACAATGTGACCGGCTGGTTCCTCCACTCGTTCCTCCTCGTCCCCTACTTCAGCTGGAAGTACTCTCACCACCGCCACCACCGCTTCACCGGCCACATGGATCTCGACATGGCTTTCGTCCCCAAGACTGAGCCCAAGCCTTCCAAGTCGCTCATGATTGCTGGCATTGACGTCGctgagcttgttgaggatACCCCCGCTGCTCAGATGGTCAAGCTCATCTTCCACCAGCTTTTCGGATGGCAGGCgtatctcttcttcaacgcTAGCTCcggcaagggcagcaagCAGTGGGAGCCCAAGACTGGCCTTTCCAAGTGGTTCCGAGTCAGTCACTTCGAGCCTACCAGCGCTGTTTTCCGCCCCAACGAggccatcttcatcctcatctccgATATTGGTCTTGCTCTTATGGGAACTGCTCTGTACTTTGCTTCCAAGCAAGTTGGTGTTTCGACCATTCTCTTCCTCTACCTTGTTCCCTACTTGTGGGTTCACCACTGGCTCG TTGCCATTACCtacctccaccaccaccacaccGAGCTCCCTCACTACACCGCTGAGGGCTGGACCTACGTCAAGGGAGCTCTCGCCACTGTCGACCGTGAGTTTGGCTTCATCGGAAAGCACCTCTTCCACGGTATCATTGAGAAGCACGTTGTTCACCATCTCTTCCC TAAGATCCCCTTCTACAAGGCTGACGAGGCCACCGAGGCCATCAAGCCCGTCATCGGCGACCACTACTGTCACGACGACCGAAGCTTCTTGGGCCAGCTGTGGACCATCTTCGGCACCCTCAAGTACGTCGAGCACGACCCTGCCAGGCCTGGTGCTATGCGATGGAACAAAGACTAG
- a CDS encoding 10 TM acyl transferase domain found in Cas1p-domain-containing protein — translation MPQRPQGMKHGTPSFLRHQNLSSYLSKAKRALYLLISSLCRLLTFARRITTFSYIMSEPSRPMGFAARFLPIVFCLVLLGSLAFHNVYPSDDPYRCRALLGESERNGSWIHAPDEKGARKPFTNWQPDGCMLHHYTAQDIKDCMGDRHLVFSGDSTTRQIYWGTARLLDRKRAIKSRKKAKPHQSYNTTFNGVRMLHIWNPFYHTQPGHPLREQLERISEDKHKHSQVKESAEEKAKRKEKHHGSDPGLIMLGAGAWFAGNWFANESDKRFAEALDNITDILHFGDLTKFGTGPMDPIEGIGNEVFLAPVAPPYYNELPEYRTGPKGIHKGEVENIDKVMYSQEEEHNLRLLRAFPQLSLNQPDAIVDRTQTGFHVIDTVAEIKANILLNARCNAKLDRMNGYPYTRTCCTDYGSRPWVQIAILGLATLYVIACICYEGITLVSSIEIKWLDMKVGMFAVSLLYCFAADRTHLFSKGMKEFVPNEFYLLIAICLIIAGLTIRKTKFRAPRLPVAEAAAAPTTTTMTIDEDAGVLSRDQTEEWKGWMQAAILVYHWTGAIRDLHIYIFIRLLVAAYLFQTGYGHTIYFLSKKDFSFRRIASVMLRLNILSCALPYVMGTDYMFYYFAPLVSFWFMVVYATMAICSGFNDSVKIVMSKIFVSFIIVTVILNFTPLTQWAFAILDVVFRIKWNLDEWMFRVTLDGAIVFVGMLAGVAQQRLERDSAWYTNYKAAIIPSALSILGYAYLCTYIGDRKAYIMMHPVIAAVPILAFIALRNATATMRNYYSTAAAWLGRCSLETFILQFHVFLAADTKGVLLLDIFKGDASLLNDRWRDLAVIVPIFFWVSHLVAEASGKIVKLILGEAKPKQGMPEIVEDDEDEGELKIVEPVWENMPMLNNVHLDRAKDFAKSVTTGLHMRVAAILGVMWLLNWVS, via the exons ATGCCCCAACGGCCTCAGGGGATGAAGCATGGGACACCATCCTTCTTACGCCACCAGAATTTGTCTTCATACTTGTCCAAGGCCAAGAGAGCCCTTTATCTTCTCATCTCGTCACTTTGCAGGCTCTTGACCTTTGCCCGACGCATAACCACATTCTCTTACATCATGTCGGAACCATCGCGGCCCATGGGCTTTGCGGCGAGATTTCTTCCAATCGTCTTTTGTCTGGTCTTGCTGGGCTCGTTGGCTTTTCACAATGTCTATCCTTCAGATGATCCGTATCGATGTAGAGCGCTGCTGGGCGAGAGTGAACGAAATGGCAGCTGGATCCATGCTCCGGATGAGAAGGGTGCGAGGAAGCCATTCACGAATTGGCAGCCTGATGGATGCATGTTGCATCATTACACGGCGCAGGACATAAAGGATTGCATGGGGGATCGCCATTTGGTCTTTTCCGGCGACTCGACGACACGACAGATATACTGGGGCACTGCGCGATTG TTGGATCGTAAGAGGGCCATAAAAAGTCGCAAGAAGGCCAAGCCTCACCAAAGCTACAACACAACCTTCAATGGCGTCCGAATGCTGCACATCTGGAACCCGTTTTACCATACCCAACCAGGCCACCCTCTACGAGAACAGCTCGAGCGAATCAGCGAAGACAAGCACAAGCATAGCCAGGTCAAGGAGTCGGCTGAAGAGAAAGCGAAGCGAAAAGAAAAGCATCATGGCTCCGATCCTGGTCTTATCATGCTGGGCGCTGGTGCTTGGTTCGCTGGTAACTGGTTCGCCAATGAGTCTGACAAGCGATTCGCCGAGGCTCTGGACAACATCACCGACATCCTCCACTTTGGAGACCTCACCAAATTCGGTACAGGACCAATGGACCCTATCGAAGGCATTGGTAATGAAGTCTTCCTCGCCCCCGTCGCACCTCCATACTACAATGAACTTCCCGAGTACCGCACTGGACCTAAGGGTATTCACAAGGGCGAAGTCGAAAACATTGACAAAGTCATGTACAGCCAGGAAGAGGAGCATAACCTCCGTCTGCTCCGAGCATTCCCTCAACTCTCACTCAATCAGCCTGATGCTATTGTCGACAGAACCCAGACTGGCTTTCACGTCATTGACACCGTCGCTGAGATCAAAGCCAACATCCTGCTCAATGCCCGATGCAACGCCAAGCTTGATCGAATGAACGGATATCCCTACACTCGAACATGCTGCACAGATTACGGCTCGCGGCCATGGGTTCAGATTGCCATTCTCGGCCTCGCTACTCTCTACGTCATTGCGTGCATCTGCTACGAGGGCATCACTCTCGTTTCATCCATTGAGATCAAGTGGCTCGACATGAAGGTTGGCATGTTTGCTGTCTCTCTTCTCTACTGTTTCGCTGCCGACCGTACCCATCTGTTCTCCAAGGGTATGAAGGAGTTTGTTCCTAATGAGTTCTATCTCCTCATTGCAATCTGCCTCATCATTGCCGGACTCACCATACGCAAAACAAAGTTCCGTGCGCCTCGTCTCCCAGTTGCTGAGGCTGCCGCCGCCcctaccaccaccaccatgaCGATTGATGAGGATGCTGGCGTCCTCTCAAGAGATCAGACTGAAGAGTGGAAGGGTTGGATGCAGGCTGCCATTCTTGTTTACCACTGGACTGGTGCAATTCGTGATCTTCACATCTACATCTTCATCCGATTGCTTGTCGCTGCCTACCTGTTCCAGACTGGATACGGACATACCATCTACTTCCTCTCCAAGAAGGACTTTTCATTCCGTCGCATTGCAAGTGTCATGCTGCGCCTGAACATCTTGAGCTGTGCCCTTCCTTACGTCATGGGAACTGACTACATGTTTTACTACTTTGCGCCTCTTGTCAGCTTCTGGTTCATGGTCGTCTATGCCACCATGGCTATCTGCTCCGGCTTCAACGATAGTGTCAAGATCGTCATGAGCAAGATCTTTGTGTCTTTCATCATCGTTACAGTCATTCTCAACTTCACCCCACTCACGCAATGGGCTTTCGCAATCCTCGATGTCGTCTTCCGCATCAAGTGGAACCTCGACGAGTGGATGTTCAGAGTCACCCTTGATGGAGCCATTGTGTTTGTCGGCATGCTTGCTGGTGTCGCGCAACAGCGACTCGAGCGTGATTCTGCTTGGTACACCAACTACAAAGCTGCCATCATTCCTTCCGCCCTGTCAATCCTTGGCTATGCTTACCTCTGCACATACATTGGCGACAGAAAGGCCTATATCATGATGCACCCGGTCATTGCGGCGGTGCCTATTCTTGCCTTCATCGCTCTCCGAAACGCTACTGCTACCATGAGGAACTACTACTCTACCGCCGCGGCGTGGCTCGGTCGATGCTCTCTCGAGACATTCATCCTGCAGTTCCACGTCTTCCTGGCCGCTGACACGAAGGGCGTCCTACTCTTGGATATCTTCAAGGGCGATGCCAGTCTCCTCAATGACCGATGGCGAGATCTCGCAGTCATTGTccccatcttcttctgggtCAGCCACCTGGTCGCCGAAGCATCCGGCAAGATTGTCAAACTCATTCTCGGTGAGGCTAAGCCAAAGCAAGGCATGCCAGAGAttgtggaagatgatgaagatgagggcgAGCTGAAGATTGTCGAGCCTGTATGGGAGAACATGCCCATGCTCAACAACGTCCACTTGGACCGCGCAAAAGACTTTGCCAAGTCCGTTACGACTGGCCTTCACATGCGCGTTGCAGCCATCCTTGGAGTGATGTGGCTGCTCAACTGGGTAAGTTGA
- a CDS encoding fungal-specific transcription factor domain-containing protein encodes MPRRRPPGKTGPVQRRTRSGCQTCRVRKVKCDEAKPACRNCVSRGLSCNTTLQLKWEAEFTAKGLSFGREGVWCKDGARQRRPPQVHAPKVWGFGAVEPRHFINTYYSDFVHDPNYEESLVREAMELRDETEPSSALIRRSRSPPRLIPSISSFPTLSTFETSLFEYYLLRLCPLTTPSSQLSSPFASMVAPLFTHAGQDLLVQSVLAFSARHRSITDPSWTRTAMKMKGKALTGLLQRIRSPDVTADVILDPQVPATMMFLCLYEILDNGDYRWVFHLRASQDFMRKRQQLALPSSKNSAFGSLAAFSERYFAFQDVISRTACGNSPIFGLEYWQRPDHTEDIDAWMGCSPAMASVIFKITELARTRTRDMSQGDYEIQVEELDRELTLVSSNITVVEAMDENVRRCVDLKKTSVQIYFHCLLRDADPSTPQVSQLVIKVLHSIHSLIQQGSAAGLLFPLFVAAVELDPLNDDKIFVHGDQGTFLSGRQLVLETLDAMVGLTLANVERTKAVILKVWRMRDLHTQKDSPVLVTRDLNDWNTFVSPYTQNLNLA; translated from the coding sequence ATGCCGCGCCGCCGTCCCCCCGGCAAAACCGGCCCCGTCCAGAGACGAACAAGGTCAGGATGCCAAACGTGCCGGGTCCGCAAGGTAAAATGCGACGAAGCTAAGCCTGCATGTCGGAACTGCGTCTCCCGCGGGCTGTCGTGCAATACTACGCTGCAGTTAAAATGGGAGGCTGAGTTTACTGCCAAGGGGCTCTCGTTTGGGAGGGAGGGTGTTTGGTGTAAGGATGGGGCGAGACAGAGACGACCACCGCAGGTTCATGCGCCAAAGGTTTGGGGGTTTGGGGCTGTTGAGCCGAGACATTTTATCAATACTTATTATAGTGACTTTGTTCATGATCCGAATTATGAAGAGAGTCTTGTTAGGGAGGCTATGGAGTTGAGGGATGAAACTGAACCGTCTTCAGCGCTTATTCGGAGGTCAcgatcaccaccaagactTATACCCTCAATATCATCATTCCCTACACTGAGCACCTTTGAAACGAGCCTTTTCGAATACTATCTCCTACGGTTATGTCCTCTCACAACACCTTCTTCACAACTCTCATCACCTTTCGCAAGCATGGTCGCTCCTCTATTCACCCATGCTGGGCAAGATCTTCTCGTCCAATCTGTTCTTGCATTCTCTGCTCGACATCGAAGCATCACAGATCCATCATGGACACGCACAgcaatgaagatgaaaggCAAAGCCTTAACCGGTCTTCTACAAAGGATTCGATCTCCAGACGTCACGGCAGACGTCATACTGGATCCTCAAGTTCCTGCCACAATGATGTTTCTCTGTCTTTACGAAATCCTTGATAACGGCGACTATCGATGGGTCTTCCACCTGAGGGCAAGTCAAGATTTCATGCGAAAACGCCAACAACTTGCACTTCCATCGAGTAAGAACTCGGCATTTGGAAGTCTTGCTGCATTCTCAGAGCGATACTTTGCTTTTCAAGATGTCATCAGCAGAACAGCTTGTGGAAATTCACCTATTTTTGGCCTGGAATATTGGCAAAGACCGGATCATACAGAGGATATCGATGCATGGATGGGTTGCAGTCCGGCCATGGCATCTGTGATTTTCAAGATTACTGAACtggcaaggacaagaaccCGAGATATGTCTCAAGGAGACTATGAGATCCAAGTCGAGGAGCTTGATAGGGAGCTGACCCTTGTGAGCTCCAACATCACCGTTGTTGAGGCGATGGATGAGAATGTCAGACGATGTGTCGATCTGAAGAAGACTTCGGTGCAGATATACTTTCACTGTCTGCTTCGAGATGCGGATCCTTCTACCCCACAGGTCTCACAGCTTGTCATCAAGGTCCTGCATAGCATTCACAGTCTTATTCAACAAGGCAGCGCCGCAGGACTTCTGTTCCCCCTATTCGTCGCAGCCGTGGAACTAGATCCCTTGAACGATGACAAGATCTTCGTTCACGGTGATCAAGGCACATTTCTATCTGGAAGACAGCTTGTATTGGAGACTCTTGATGCCATGGTAGGCTTGACGTTGGCGAATGTTGAGAGAACAAAAGCGGTGATTCTCAAAGTCTGGCGCATGAGAGATTTGCATACCCAAAAGGATTCACCGGTTTTGGTTACCAGGGATTTGAATGATTGGAACACATTCGTGAGTCCGTATACACAAAATCTGAATTTGGCATAG
- a CDS encoding arylamine N-acetyltransferase 3, which yields MKTSGTRINFSGNSNMADRIRYSKSQLEKYYDRIAFPASDRQYDISNLSSEDQQSYLDTLTKQQILTVPFENLTLHYSWHRIVDVNADHLYDKIVNEKRGGYCMENNTLFNTVLLSLGFHTYMVGSRVFNPDAGRFGGTSHCLSLVNIAGRTYAVDVGFGARNPTEPLEVEHERIHKGSSGFQMRLRHDIIAQNVSNQKLWIYEYRSHDGGEWVPQWCFMDYEVLPEDIRVFNMSPSKSPSSFFTFKVVSVQFTSEKEDYSDGSARNLKNVGGVIDGAFIIDGNLFKYRKGGENKWEKTFKTEEERLEALWKYFGVELTKENERAIRGTAGAIP from the coding sequence ATGAAAACGTCTGGTACTCGTATAAACTTCTCTGGCAACTCTAATATGGCAGATCGGATTCGATATAGCAAGTCTCAGCTCGAGAAGTACTACGATCGGATTGCCTTCCCGGCATCTGATCGTCAGTACGACATCAGCAACCTCTCGTCTGAAGATCAACAGTCCTACCTCGACACTTTGACAAAACAACAAATTCTCACAGTTCCCTTCGAGAACCTTACTCTTCACTACTCATGGCATCGCATCGTCGACGTCAACGCCGATCATCTCTACGATAAGATCGTGAATGAGAAACGAGGCGGTTATTGCATGGAGAACAACACTCTATTCAACACGGTTCTTCTCTCCCTAGGTTTCCATACATATATGGTTGGATCAAGGGTCTTTAACCCTGATGCTGGGAGATTTGGAGGTACTTCACATTGCCTCAGTTTGGTGAATATCGCTGGGAGGACATATGCCGTTGATGTTGGCTTTGGGGCACGGAATCCGACTGAACCGTTGGAAGTTGAGCATGAACGTATTCACAAGGGATCAAGCGGTTTTCAAATGCGATTGCGGCATGATATTATCGCACAAAATGTCAGCAATCAAAAGCTCTGGATATACGAATATCGATCCCACGATGGAGGCGAGTGGGTTCCTCAATGGTGCTTCATGGACTATGAGGTTTTACCTGAAGATATTCGAGTCTTCAACATGTCTCCTTCTAAAAGtccttcaagcttcttcacTTTCAAGGTTGTCAGTGTGCAGTTCACTTCTGAGAAGGAGGATTATTCAGACGGAAGCGCTAGGAACTTGAAAAACGTAGGTGGTGTCATTGATGGTGCCTTTATCATCGACGGAAATTTATTCAAGTATAGAAAGGGTGGAGAGAATAAGTGGGAAAAGACTTTCAAGACGGAGGAAGAGAGACTAGAAGCTTTGTGGAAGTATTTTGGTGTGGAGTTGACGAAGGAGAACGAGAGGGCTATCAGAGGAACTGCGGGCGCTATACCATAG
- a CDS encoding concanavalin A-like lectin/glucanase domain-containing protein yields the protein MTIRFLVNFGLLALPIAITLGVLIGLNSSREASGGPPLFKPDPKPTAPKKKNGITTEQHCQKSYGIHPDTKGQEYTLNPNQWGWNEGDDGGLCLYVDINNNETYATKTTAPRWSVVWEYPQGPETAPVHAFPNIKVDGSVFPAKLNTIDKIEIDFEWTYALGNGSAKGATQATKTDLAAMKKNLLNANVAMDMFMDSDQKKAQDSEDASHEIMVWFAAIGPATQPLGFNVDGSNPLATKTLHGTEFKLYYDTNQAKQKVLTWYVDEPTEKFDGDLWPLIEEILSMDNANYPSSSDYIGYMSWGTEAYSANTTVTFDVPSLSINVEKKA from the exons ATGACGATCCGGTTCCTCGTCAATTTTGGCCTTTTGGCCCTTCCTATCGCCATCACGCTGGGTGTGTTGATCGGTCTTAACAGTTCGCGTGAAGCATCGGGTGGACCGCCTTTGTTCAAGCCAGATCCGAAACCGACAGcaccaaagaagaagaatggcaTTACGACGGAACAACATTGCCAAAAGTCTTATGGTATACATCCTGATACCAAGGGCCAAGAATATACAC TCAATCCTAATCAGTGGGGTTGGAACGAAGGCGATGACGGAGGTTTATGTTTATAT gtcgacatcaacaacaatgaAACGTACGCAACAAAAACAACCGCTCCTCGATGGTCCGTAGTATGGGAATACCCTCAAGGCCCCGAAACCGCTCCTGTCCACGCCTTCCCCAACATCAAAGTCGACGGCTCCGTGTTCCCCGCCAAGCTCAACACTATTGACAAGATCGAGATCGACTTTGAATGGACATACGCTCTTGGCAACGGTTCCGCAAAAGGCGCTACACAGGCTACAAAGACAGATCTCGCCGCAATGAAGAAGAACCTACTAAATGCCAACGTCGCGATGGATATGTTCATGGACAGCGATCAGAAGAAGGCGCAGGACAGTGAGGATGCGTCGCACGAAATCATGGTGTGGTTTGCTGCCATTGGACCTGCGACACAACCTCTCGGCTTTAACGTTGATGGATCAAACCCCCTGGCGACAAAGACTCTCCACGGTACAGAATT CAAACTCTACTACGATACCAACCAGGCCAAGCAAAAAGTCTTGACATGGTACGTTGACGAGCCCACCGAAAAGTTTGATGGTGATCTCTGGCCATTGATCGAGGAGATCCTCTCCATGGATAACGCGAATTACCCCTCGTCATCCGATTACATTGGTTACATGTCCTGGGGAACAGAAGCTTACTCGGCCAACACGACGGTAACATTCGACGTCCCCAGCTTGTCGATAAACGTGGAGAAGAAAGCCTAA